ccctgtTGGCCCTTTCCTCTGCCTGTGGCCGCCACATAGTAGCCTGGTTTGCGGGTCGATGGTGCGATCCCTGACCCGGGGTCGATCGACCCGGATCGAGGGTCGGGGACAGGGTAGGGTCGAGCTGGGTCGCTGGATGGGTCGCGATCCCGATCGATGGGTGCTGATCCAGATTGGTATGGAAGAAGCAAAGAGAAATTGCGCCTTACCGGTTGTAGTGGGGTCGCGTCCCGCGATCCCAAATAGCGTCTCGAAGAAGAGTAGCCTTCTTTGACCCTCGATTTCAGCCGTGGCGATCCGCGTCCCGCGACCCTGTTCCTCGACCCGATCGACCCAAATTTCTGGCAACTATGGGCCGCCATGGCCTTGCCCGGGTCGTCCGTCGCCGCTCCAGCTCTTCTCCCTGTCCCTCTCTTGCTCCGTCTTCCCTCCCATGCTCCCATGTCCCCCCTCCTCTGCCTGTTGGGTCCCCATCTCCTCTGCTTAATAGCCACCAGATCCAAGTCGCATCCACTTCTTCCCCTCCCTCTACTCCTTTTTCTTGTTCTTGCACTTGAACCTATCTGAACAAAGTTTTCTAACCCTAGTTATTTGTTGTTGcagatcttgctgaaaattggaTGAACTTGAACCTATCTGAACTATTTGTTTTGTTACATTTGGAACCACGTCATGTTCAACTTCAACTTATTTAAACAATTGTGTTGTTAAATATATAATATTTGCAATACAATCATCCAATTATAGTAACACATTATACAGCTTTTGTTTTGATTCATTTACTAATGTTCTATGCAATTCCATAGTTAGACATCCAAACATGATTCCGTATTGAAACTTGAGCTGGATTCGGTGAGCCAATTCAATTAACACCCAAACAACTGAATTCGTATTCATGTCCAATACAGTTTCCTGGTTGAATTGGAATTGAAACCAATTCAATACTAAGGTCTCGAATATAGCCATCCAAACACAGCGTAATAGATATATAGAAAGATTCTCTTACAATATATGAGTAAATAACAAATACTAGCCTTTGCGTAAAAAGCTCACGTAAGTGTTCGTGGGTGTAGCATTACTCTTTATTTTTTTGAGGGGAAACGATCGAAATCAGGCTGCTGATCCGATTCGTTTTGATGGGATGGACCACATGAAGGGCAAGCAGAGGAGACGGGAAACTTGCCGAAACACCATCTTGATGATCGACTCGTCTTTTCCATCTAGTCCTCCTTGGTGCTTCCATGAAGAGGCAGCGTGATCTTCCATGATGAGGTACGGCATGGTGGTAAGCCCAGTGTGCACTGCCTCCCCCACCATTCCCCACACCCCTATCTCTATGGCCCGCCTCTGGATGACGCCCACGATGTCCTGCCTGACATTGTACCTCATGGTGCTGATGAGCTCCTCCGTCGTCGGGCCCAGGTCGGCTGTGGCAATTTGGAAGCCGGTGGCAGCGGCGGTGCTTTTCTCGACCCGCACTATGCTCGGGCCGCCGAACAGGTTGTGCTTGTTAGAAAGGGCTTCCTGGTATGCGCCGGAAAGCAGCACGGCGAGGTAGTAGCAGCCACCGCGCTCAGGGTCTAGTGGGTGAAGCGGGAGCGTCTCGGCGTTTCCTATGAACTTGTCGATCTTGCCGTCGCTGTCGCAGGTTAGGTCGATGAGTGTGCTCATTCGGGTAGGCTCCTCATTGAGCCGGCTCACAGGCATCATCGGGAAGCGCCATTTGATGCCCCACACGTCAGGAAGCAGCGAGAAGACGGAGAGGTTCATGTGGTAGTTGTAGATGGTGTTGGCGTCGCCGGCGATCCTTTTGGAGAGCTTCTTGGCCAGCTTGTACGCCTCGATCCCGTGCTTCTGGAGGTCCATGACTGCTGTCGACGTCGGCAGATTGGAAGCAGAGTAGTGATGCTGGATCTTGGTGCGCAGCTGCTCCGGggtgtcgtcgtcgtcgtccttgGGCTCGGGGATCGCTGAGAGCGATTCGAGGATGATCATGGAGTGGTGCGACACCATGGCCTGGCCGCTCTCGGTGCACAACACAGGGTGCGAGACCATGGCCTTGTCGCACGTGGTCCGCACTGCCTGCACGATGCTGGAcgcgtactcctccagcccgtaCGCCACGGAAATGTCGGAGTCGGCTGACCGGGTGCCGTCGTAGTCGATGCCGAGCCCCCCGCCGCAGTCTAGAGTGGTCATCTCCACCGCGTCGTACTTGTTCACCAGGGTGCAGTAGATGTCGGCGGCCTCCGTGGCCGCTTTGGCCACTAGCTCCGTGGTCGGGATCATGGAGCCCACGTGGAAGTGCAGCAGCTTGAGCCAGTGCAACTTGTTGAGACCCTTGAGCTTCTTGGCCACCTCGTAGATCCTGTCCGCGGGCAGGCCGAACTTGCCGTGCTTGCCGGCCGTGGACCCGTAGTGGCCTGGTATCTTGGTGAGCAACTTGGCGCGCACGCCGATGACCGGCTCCACCCCGAGCTTGCTGCTCTGGTGGATGATGATGTCCAGCTCCTCCTCCATGTCCAGCACCATGATAGCATTCAGGCCTATGGCACGCGCCGACAGCGCCAGCCTCACGTACTCGGCGTCCTTGTACCCATTGCAAACCAGGAAGGCTCTGGAATTAGCCTCCTTTGTGAGGCAGCTCATCGCGATGAGCAACTCCGGCTTGGAGCCTGCCTCCAGCCCGTAGCTGTAAGCGTGGCCGAAGCAAACCAAGTCGTGGACGATGGCCCTGTTTTGGTTCACCTTCACCGGGAACACGCCCTGGTATGTGTTGGTGTACCTGGTGCGGCTGATGGCCGTGTGGAATGCGGCGTGGAGAGCGTCGAGGCGGTGCTTGAGCACATTGGGGAACCGGAGGATCATCGGAAACTGGATGTCCTTCCTCTTTTGCTTTGCAGCTTGAATGACGTGCAGCACGTCCATCTCCTGCCCTGCCTTGGTCTCCTGCCCATCCGCCTTCACACACAGGTTGCCTTCCATGTTCACCGTGAAGTAGGGTGCGCCCCACCCCTGGATGTTGTACAATCCACCATAGTTAACCTTGTTGCCACCCATGCCCATAATTGATCCATCCATGTATTCTGTCTGTCTGCTCAAATAAATCAACCAAGCCATAAGATAGAAAGAATTTCGCGTTTCTGGAGTACCAAATGAGAAAATAGAACCTTACTCCCGAAGCTAGTAGAGGAGGAGACTTGGCTGCAATTTGATTGTGTGTGGATCGTTCCTTGAGccgttatatatatatatagaagaagaagaagaagaagaagaagaagaagaagaagaagaagaagaagaagaagaacgaaATGACATGTTTGCCCTCCATATTATAACTATACAACGAAATGGACAACTTATTAGTAACCAACCGCGTGGTCCCTAGAGCTATCACGCCAACTACCATGTTCCCCGGACT
The Aegilops tauschii subsp. strangulata cultivar AL8/78 chromosome 3, Aet v6.0, whole genome shotgun sequence genome window above contains:
- the LOC109764504 gene encoding arginine decarboxylase gives rise to the protein MDGSIMGMGGNKVNYGGLYNIQGWGAPYFTVNMEGNLCVKADGQETKAGQEMDVLHVIQAAKQKRKDIQFPMILRFPNVLKHRLDALHAAFHTAISRTRYTNTYQGVFPVKVNQNRAIVHDLVCFGHAYSYGLEAGSKPELLIAMSCLTKEANSRAFLVCNGYKDAEYVRLALSARAIGLNAIMVLDMEEELDIIIHQSSKLGVEPVIGVRAKLLTKIPGHYGSTAGKHGKFGLPADRIYEVAKKLKGLNKLHWLKLLHFHVGSMIPTTELVAKAATEAADIYCTLVNKYDAVEMTTLDCGGGLGIDYDGTRSADSDISVAYGLEEYASSIVQAVRTTCDKAMVSHPVLCTESGQAMVSHHSMIILESLSAIPEPKDDDDDTPEQLRTKIQHHYSASNLPTSTAVMDLQKHGIEAYKLAKKLSKRIAGDANTIYNYHMNLSVFSLLPDVWGIKWRFPMMPVSRLNEEPTRMSTLIDLTCDSDGKIDKFIGNAETLPLHPLDPERGGCYYLAVLLSGAYQEALSNKHNLFGGPSIVRVEKSTAAATGFQIATADLGPTTEELISTMRYNVRQDIVGVIQRRAIEIGVWGMVGEAVHTGLTTMPYLIMEDHAASSWKHQGGLDGKDESIIKMVFRQVSRLLCLPFMWSIPSKRIGSAA